In a genomic window of Acidobacteriota bacterium:
- a CDS encoding PadR family transcriptional regulator yields the protein MNISKDLVAASAAPLVLAILAEGDSYGYAIIKRVGELSGGQLRWTDGMLYPVLHRLERLGHVQARWATAESGRRRRYYRITATGRAHLAAQREQWQVVDKALRGIWRTLTPAIARPPHGRVGSIAGARLLRRRLPALG from the coding sequence ATGAACATCAGCAAGGACTTGGTAGCCGCTTCGGCCGCACCGCTCGTTCTCGCCATCCTGGCCGAGGGCGACAGTTACGGCTACGCCATCATCAAGCGCGTGGGCGAGCTGTCTGGCGGGCAGCTCCGGTGGACGGACGGGATGCTCTACCCCGTGCTGCACCGCCTCGAGCGTCTCGGCCACGTGCAGGCCCGCTGGGCCACCGCGGAGAGCGGCCGGCGGCGACGCTACTACCGCATCACGGCGACGGGGCGGGCGCACCTGGCGGCGCAGCGCGAGCAATGGCAGGTGGTGGACAAGGCCCTGCGCGGGATCTGGCGCACGCTCACCCCGGCCATCGCGCGACCTCCTCACGGTCGCGTTGGAAGTATCGCCGGCGCGAGACTTCTGCGGCGGAGACTCCCGGCTCTCGGATGA
- a CDS encoding type II toxin-antitoxin system PemK/MazF family toxin codes for MLERGEIWVADLNPRRGTEPGKTRPVLIVQAQALLDAGHPSTLVAPLTTSLVENAYPLRIRIAATGGLQRDSDALIDQLRAIDNRRLIRGPLARLGPRVMRQVGQALLDVLDLADE; via the coding sequence ATGCTTGAGCGGGGCGAGATCTGGGTCGCAGATCTCAATCCGCGCCGGGGAACCGAGCCCGGGAAGACCCGGCCTGTCCTGATCGTGCAGGCGCAGGCGCTGCTCGACGCCGGGCATCCCTCGACGCTCGTCGCGCCGCTTACCACAAGCCTGGTCGAGAACGCCTATCCGCTCCGCATCCGGATTGCCGCGACGGGCGGCCTGCAGCGCGATTCGGATGCTCTGATCGATCAGCTCCGGGCCATCGACAACCGCCGGCTGATTCGGGGTCCCCTCGCGCGGCTGGGGCCGCGGGTGATGCGACAGGTGGGGCAGGCGCTACTGGACGTCCTCGATCTGGCCGACGAATGA
- a CDS encoding ATP-binding cassette domain-containing protein — translation MPPGGKTSECAPPPGRTDSGNRRSMDPAIRMTGVTKTFGRMTAVAELDLEVPRGGLYGFIGPNGAGKTTTIRMIMSILFPDAGAISILGHPSALEAKDRIGYLPEERGMYKRMKVQPFLRYLARLKGADGPDLDRRIAGALERVGLDGVESKRCDELSKGMSQKVQFVAATIHRPDLLILDEPFSGLDPVSMRMLRDLVIEEHRRGATVLFSTHVMPQAEEICEHVIMVHEGRKVLDADLGDIRSRYDPRSIRFEPLDPGADTTALASIAGIERVRTDDRGLEILLLAGTDPAATMRRILDTTPAARIELSRPRLEDVFVELVAGGAAATEADRLRATLRETVEEAPA, via the coding sequence ATGCCCCCCGGGGGGAAGACGAGTGAATGCGCGCCGCCGCCTGGACGGACCGACAGTGGAAACAGGAGGAGCATGGACCCCGCCATCCGGATGACCGGTGTCACGAAGACGTTCGGGCGGATGACCGCCGTCGCCGAGCTCGACCTGGAGGTGCCGCGGGGCGGGCTCTACGGCTTCATCGGACCGAACGGCGCCGGCAAGACGACGACGATCCGGATGATCATGTCGATCCTCTTTCCGGATGCCGGCGCCATCTCCATCCTCGGTCACCCGTCGGCTCTGGAAGCGAAGGACCGCATCGGGTACCTGCCCGAGGAGCGGGGAATGTACAAGCGGATGAAGGTACAGCCGTTCCTGCGCTACCTGGCGCGCCTGAAGGGTGCCGACGGCCCCGATCTCGATCGGCGGATTGCGGGGGCGCTCGAGCGGGTCGGCCTCGACGGGGTCGAATCGAAACGCTGCGACGAGCTCTCGAAGGGCATGTCGCAGAAGGTGCAGTTCGTTGCGGCGACGATTCACCGACCGGACCTGCTGATCCTCGACGAGCCGTTCAGCGGGCTCGATCCGGTCAGCATGCGGATGCTGCGCGACCTCGTCATCGAGGAGCACCGCCGGGGCGCGACCGTCCTCTTCTCCACGCACGTGATGCCGCAGGCCGAGGAAATCTGCGAGCACGTCATCATGGTGCACGAGGGCCGCAAGGTGCTGGACGCCGACCTCGGCGACATCCGCAGCCGGTACGATCCGCGCTCGATCCGGTTCGAGCCGCTCGATCCCGGAGCCGATACGACGGCGCTGGCCTCGATCGCCGGCATAGAGCGCGTGCGGACGGACGACCGGGGACTGGAGATCCTGCTGCTGGCCGGGACGGATCCGGCCGCGACGATGCGGCGGATCCTGGACACGACGCCGGCTGCCCGCATCGAGCTCTCGCGCCCGCGTCTGGAAGACGTGTTCGTCGAGCTGGTCGCCGGCGGCGCCGCCGCGACCGAGGCGGACCGGCTGCGCGCCACGCTCCGGGAAACGGTGGAAGAGGCGCCGGCATGA
- a CDS encoding pyruvate, phosphate dikinase, with the protein MSKKPSDRKSKPARSTRSTGKSSAKQSADKAKYVYFFGDGSAEGDRTMRDLLGGKGANLAEMTNAGLPVPAGFTVSTDACTVYYEQRRRVPAAIDKEMDKHLERLEKLTGARLGSPNQPLLVSVRSGAKFSMPGMMDTILNLGLNDRAVEGLKARTANGRFAFDSYRRFIQMFGNVVLEIPKEAFEEEFDGVKAHRGVDLDTELDEIALREVVDRFKAVVIRESGEPFPLDPRRQLRMSRDAVFRSWQNPRAKEYRRIYDIPDAIGTAVNVQAMVFGNTGDRSGTGVGFTRNPATGENEFYGEFLINAQGEDVVAGIRTPQPIRELEQVMPRAYEELRTITKRLEQNYKDVQDFEFTIEDEKLYMLQTRNGKRTGHAAVVIATDLVAEKVIEPEDAVRMVDPDALSQLLAPVFDPDAWAALPAVTKGLPASPGAACGEVVFTADEAVRWAGQGRDVLLVRKETVPDDIHGMHVAQGVLTATGGMTSHAAVVGRQMGKPSVVGAGELHVSESRRVVTVNGQSFEQGDYVSFDGLTGEVKIGRVPTRPSEILQVLAGELNQRKSDIYGRFSKLLRWADKVRRLGIRANADQPDQAATAYAFGARGIGLCRTEHMFFGEERIPIVQRMILAETEAERRAALDKLLPLQCEDFYGVFQAMKGQPVTIRLIDPPLHEFLPKREELMVEIARAEVQGGGGKELEEQRALLRRVEQLHEFNPMMGHRGVRLAISYPEIAEMQARAIMEAACRLAGEGTKVVPEIMIPLVGHVGEFRDQKAIIDRVAAETMTTAGVKVKYLVGTMIEIPRSVLVAGEIAADADFFSFGTNDLTQMAFGFSRDDIGKFLKDYQDRGILTRDPFETIDTVGVGALIRIGVERGRGVRPKLKLGVCGEHGGDPASIDFFEDAGLDYVSASPYRVPTARLAAAQAALARR; encoded by the coding sequence ATGTCCAAGAAGCCGTCGGATAGGAAGAGCAAGCCCGCCAGGTCGACCAGGTCCACCGGCAAGTCGAGCGCGAAACAGTCAGCCGACAAGGCCAAGTACGTCTATTTCTTCGGCGACGGCTCCGCCGAGGGCGACCGGACGATGCGCGATCTGTTGGGAGGCAAGGGCGCGAACCTGGCCGAGATGACCAACGCCGGGCTGCCCGTGCCGGCGGGGTTCACCGTCTCGACCGACGCCTGCACGGTCTACTACGAGCAGCGCCGGCGGGTGCCCGCGGCCATCGACAAGGAGATGGACAAGCATCTGGAGCGGTTGGAGAAGCTGACCGGCGCCAGGTTGGGGTCGCCGAATCAACCGCTGCTCGTATCGGTCCGCTCGGGCGCCAAGTTCTCGATGCCCGGCATGATGGACACCATCCTCAACCTGGGTCTCAACGACCGCGCGGTCGAGGGGCTGAAGGCGCGCACCGCCAACGGCCGTTTCGCGTTCGACAGCTACCGCCGCTTCATCCAGATGTTCGGCAACGTCGTGCTGGAGATTCCCAAGGAGGCGTTCGAGGAGGAGTTCGACGGCGTCAAGGCGCACCGCGGCGTCGACCTCGATACCGAGCTCGACGAGATCGCCCTGCGCGAGGTGGTCGATCGCTTCAAGGCGGTGGTCATCCGCGAGAGCGGCGAGCCGTTCCCGCTCGATCCGCGGCGCCAGCTCCGGATGTCGCGCGACGCCGTGTTCCGGTCCTGGCAGAACCCGCGCGCGAAGGAGTACCGCCGCATCTACGACATCCCCGACGCCATCGGGACGGCCGTCAACGTGCAGGCGATGGTCTTCGGCAACACCGGCGATCGCTCCGGCACCGGCGTCGGCTTCACCCGCAACCCGGCGACGGGAGAGAACGAGTTCTACGGCGAGTTCCTCATCAACGCGCAGGGCGAGGACGTGGTGGCCGGCATCCGCACGCCGCAGCCGATCCGCGAGCTCGAGCAGGTGATGCCGCGCGCCTACGAAGAGCTTCGTACCATCACGAAGCGTCTGGAGCAGAACTACAAGGACGTGCAGGACTTCGAGTTCACCATCGAGGACGAGAAGCTCTACATGCTGCAGACGCGCAACGGGAAGCGCACCGGGCACGCCGCGGTGGTGATCGCCACCGATCTGGTCGCCGAGAAGGTGATCGAGCCGGAAGACGCCGTGCGCATGGTCGACCCGGACGCGCTGTCGCAGTTGCTGGCGCCGGTCTTCGACCCGGACGCCTGGGCCGCCTTGCCGGCGGTGACGAAGGGACTGCCGGCGTCTCCGGGGGCGGCCTGCGGCGAGGTGGTCTTCACCGCCGACGAGGCGGTGCGCTGGGCCGGCCAGGGCCGCGACGTGCTGCTGGTGCGCAAGGAGACGGTGCCGGACGACATTCACGGTATGCACGTCGCGCAGGGTGTGCTGACCGCGACCGGGGGCATGACCTCGCACGCCGCGGTGGTCGGCCGCCAGATGGGCAAGCCGTCGGTGGTCGGGGCGGGCGAGCTGCACGTCTCGGAATCCCGGCGCGTGGTGACCGTCAACGGGCAGAGCTTCGAGCAGGGCGACTACGTGTCGTTCGACGGACTGACCGGCGAGGTGAAGATCGGGCGCGTGCCGACCCGGCCCAGCGAGATTCTGCAGGTGCTGGCCGGCGAGCTAAACCAGCGCAAGTCGGATATCTACGGCCGCTTCTCGAAGCTGCTGAGGTGGGCCGACAAGGTCCGCCGGCTGGGCATCCGCGCCAACGCCGACCAGCCGGACCAGGCCGCCACCGCCTACGCGTTCGGCGCGCGGGGCATCGGCCTCTGCCGCACCGAGCACATGTTCTTCGGTGAGGAGCGGATCCCGATCGTGCAGCGGATGATCCTGGCCGAGACCGAGGCCGAGCGGCGGGCGGCGCTGGACAAATTGCTGCCGCTGCAGTGCGAGGATTTCTACGGCGTCTTCCAGGCGATGAAGGGGCAACCGGTCACCATCCGCCTCATCGACCCGCCGCTGCACGAGTTCCTGCCGAAGCGCGAGGAGCTGATGGTCGAGATTGCGCGCGCCGAGGTGCAGGGCGGCGGCGGGAAGGAGCTCGAGGAGCAGCGGGCGCTGCTGCGGCGCGTCGAGCAGCTCCACGAGTTCAACCCGATGATGGGGCACCGCGGCGTGCGGCTGGCGATCAGCTATCCGGAGATCGCCGAGATGCAGGCGCGCGCCATCATGGAGGCGGCCTGTCGGCTGGCCGGGGAGGGGACGAAGGTCGTTCCCGAGATCATGATCCCGCTGGTCGGCCACGTCGGCGAGTTCCGCGATCAGAAGGCGATCATCGACCGGGTGGCGGCCGAGACGATGACCACCGCCGGGGTCAAGGTGAAGTACCTGGTCGGGACCATGATCGAAATCCCGCGCAGCGTGCTCGTCGCCGGCGAGATCGCGGCCGACGCCGACTTCTTCTCGTTCGGCACCAACGACCTGACGCAGATGGCGTTCGGGTTCTCGCGCGACGACATCGGCAAGTTCCTGAAGGACTACCAGGACCGCGGCATCCTGACCCGCGACCCGTTCGAGACCATCGACACGGTGGGGGTCGGCGCGCTCATCCGCATCGGGGTGGAGCGGGGCCGCGGCGTGCGGCCGAAGCTGAAGCTCGGCGTCTGCGGCGAGCACGGCGGCGATCCCGCCTCGATCGATTTCTTCGAGGACGCCGGCCTCGACTACGTCAGCGCGTCGCCGTACCGTGTGCCGACCGCGCGGCTGGCCGCCGCGCAGGCGGCGCTCGCGCGCCGGTAG
- a CDS encoding ABC transporter permease gives MTRILHVALRDFVATVATKGFIFGLLVMPAILGAFVIVGPRIFDDDAYRIAGEYAVIDPTGVVLPEMRAALDPEPVARRRLEAFRRSLGEAPETVRSMAETASAESIDEALGPAPDVRVLALAADTDVEAAKGWLNEETDGPRHAALIVIHEHAVQAADSGGELGAYDLYVAPGLDDRDLSFIHRNVRDAIVDARIAARSLDRAEIDALLRVRRQASTTVSPDSERETVRGFNFILPVAFMGLLIMGIMAGGQTMLTSTIEEKSTRVVEVLLSAVSPMELMAGKLLGAVAISLLMIGLYLGIGLVALSSFSMFGLLDPWLILYLLIFFLIGFFVIGSLMLAVGAAVNDMTEAQSLQMPLMLIVMLPGFIWPAVSRNPDSALAVTVSHLPPVNTFGMVLRLASTQPPPWWEVWLSIGTGLVSVVAAVWVAAKVFRIGLLMYGKPPNFRTLLRWVRAA, from the coding sequence ATGACCCGCATCCTTCACGTCGCCCTCCGCGACTTCGTCGCCACCGTGGCCACCAAGGGCTTCATCTTCGGCCTGCTCGTCATGCCGGCCATTCTGGGCGCGTTCGTGATCGTCGGGCCGCGCATCTTCGACGACGACGCCTACCGGATCGCGGGTGAGTACGCCGTCATCGACCCGACCGGCGTCGTGCTCCCGGAAATGCGGGCCGCACTCGATCCGGAGCCGGTCGCCCGCCGGCGGCTGGAGGCATTCCGCCGGAGCCTCGGCGAGGCCCCGGAAACGGTGCGCAGCATGGCCGAGACGGCGAGCGCAGAGTCGATCGACGAGGCGCTCGGCCCCGCCCCCGACGTCCGCGTGCTGGCACTGGCGGCCGACACGGACGTCGAGGCGGCGAAAGGCTGGCTCAACGAGGAAACGGACGGGCCGCGCCACGCGGCTCTCATCGTGATTCACGAGCACGCGGTGCAGGCTGCGGATTCCGGCGGGGAGCTCGGCGCCTACGACCTCTACGTGGCTCCCGGTCTCGACGACCGCGACCTCTCGTTCATCCACCGCAACGTCCGGGATGCGATCGTCGATGCGCGCATCGCGGCCCGCTCCCTCGACCGCGCCGAGATCGACGCTCTGCTCCGGGTGCGGCGCCAGGCCTCGACCACGGTCAGCCCCGACAGCGAGCGCGAGACGGTTCGCGGATTCAACTTCATCCTGCCGGTAGCGTTCATGGGCCTGCTGATCATGGGCATCATGGCCGGCGGCCAGACCATGCTGACTTCTACCATCGAGGAGAAATCGACTCGCGTGGTGGAGGTACTCCTGTCGGCGGTGTCGCCGATGGAGCTGATGGCCGGCAAGCTGCTCGGCGCGGTCGCGATCAGCCTGCTGATGATCGGCCTCTACCTGGGGATCGGCCTCGTGGCCCTGTCGTCCTTCTCGATGTTCGGCCTGCTCGATCCCTGGCTGATTCTCTACCTGCTGATCTTCTTCCTGATCGGCTTCTTCGTGATCGGCTCGCTGATGCTGGCGGTGGGCGCGGCGGTCAACGACATGACCGAGGCGCAGTCGCTGCAGATGCCGCTGATGCTGATCGTCATGCTCCCCGGGTTCATCTGGCCGGCCGTCTCGCGCAACCCCGACTCGGCGCTCGCCGTCACCGTCAGCCACCTGCCGCCCGTCAACACGTTCGGGATGGTCCTGCGGCTGGCGTCGACCCAGCCCCCGCCGTGGTGGGAGGTGTGGCTGTCGATAGGGACCGGCCTCGTGTCTGTCGTCGCCGCCGTGTGGGTCGCCGCCAAGGTGTTCCGCATCGGTCTGCTGATGTACGGCAAGCCGCCGAACTTCAGAACGCTGCTCCGCTGGGTCCGGGCGGCGTAG